One segment of Rhodopirellula baltica SH 1 DNA contains the following:
- a CDS encoding DUF11 domain-containing protein: MMQPAHLSEFAVQSQPTPHARLCLAWFATGLVALLISGCATPVASPTKSLTSKPVPTNSPVHQIAQAPTGAAKPALDVASLYGSTSVTSNVSGANATINRPAIAQVGFRDRAACDCGNTACAGQCGSAAGVSSDCVACQPMPAAPMMRAPWGVDPQEFLCDGGDHDPHARLTRGDVIVGLQPEDTVTHYTTEAGDIEFSASNRVCVYSPRFASVRRITGAIENDRSITVGGTFQPVGPLGIDLDQPGLVMTDTTKIAHSELTRRVDAMRDRNRGVPVENVQQIEVAEDVLALLTNIRQLSLSELDESQLALVERFANAAIAWSIDESVEVEIQDLKPPTLTRDEKVDAVVVYDFPEAGRVNLIKLADKQHAPIGETVTFALRLQNVGDSPVNGVVVTDNLTTRLEYIADSESATLDADFSIQPNQAGSDQLIWKLTEELGVGETVTIEFQCKVR, translated from the coding sequence ATGATGCAACCTGCTCACCTTTCCGAATTCGCGGTTCAGTCTCAGCCAACGCCCCACGCACGCCTGTGCTTGGCTTGGTTCGCAACTGGATTGGTCGCGCTGTTGATCAGTGGATGTGCGACTCCGGTCGCTTCACCGACCAAGTCGCTCACGTCGAAGCCGGTGCCAACGAACTCGCCCGTTCATCAAATTGCACAGGCACCAACCGGTGCGGCTAAGCCGGCATTGGATGTCGCGTCGCTGTACGGATCAACGTCGGTGACTTCGAATGTTTCTGGTGCAAACGCAACCATCAATCGACCAGCGATCGCACAAGTTGGTTTTCGAGATCGAGCCGCCTGTGATTGCGGAAACACCGCCTGTGCCGGTCAATGCGGTTCGGCGGCGGGCGTGTCCAGCGACTGCGTGGCTTGCCAGCCGATGCCAGCTGCTCCGATGATGCGAGCACCATGGGGTGTGGATCCACAGGAATTCCTTTGCGATGGCGGCGACCACGATCCACACGCCCGGCTAACTCGAGGCGATGTCATCGTAGGCCTTCAGCCTGAGGACACTGTGACGCATTACACAACGGAGGCCGGTGACATCGAATTTTCGGCTTCCAATCGAGTCTGCGTCTACTCGCCCCGATTCGCGTCCGTGCGACGGATCACGGGAGCAATCGAAAACGATCGCTCGATCACCGTGGGCGGCACGTTTCAACCTGTCGGTCCGCTTGGCATTGACCTGGACCAACCCGGGTTGGTCATGACCGACACCACCAAGATCGCCCACAGCGAGTTGACACGACGTGTCGATGCAATGCGGGATCGCAACCGCGGTGTCCCAGTCGAAAACGTACAACAGATCGAAGTCGCCGAAGACGTCCTCGCGTTGCTGACCAACATCCGCCAACTCAGCTTGTCTGAACTGGATGAATCACAGTTGGCTCTCGTCGAACGCTTCGCCAACGCGGCCATCGCTTGGTCGATTGACGAATCCGTGGAAGTCGAGATTCAAGACTTGAAGCCACCAACGTTGACGCGTGACGAGAAAGTCGATGCCGTTGTCGTATATGACTTCCCCGAAGCCGGACGTGTCAACCTGATCAAGCTGGCAGACAAGCAGCACGCTCCGATCGGTGAGACCGTGACATTCGCCTTGCGACTGCAAAACGTGGGTGACTCGCCAGTCAACGGCGTCGTCGTGACAGACAACTTGACCACACGACTGGAATACATCGCTGATTCGGAATCGGCAACGCTGGACGCTGACTTCAGCATTCAACCGAACCAAGCCGGATCAGATCAACTGATCTGGAAACTCACTGAAGAGCTGGGCGTTGGCGAAACGGTGACGATCGAATTCCAATGCAAAGTGCGATAA
- a CDS encoding UbiA family prenyltransferase — MTSRLFSWAKLVRLPNGFTVVADVSASFLLVLGASGWLRSGDDSAGSVWPSMAMVVASGIALYWGGMVLNDVFDIRADRRARSERPLPRRELRLADARLVGWTLLVIGIILASLVGVVSGVIAMLLSICIVAYDGPFKRTRIASVLMGGCRVLSFLLGSTAAHSVIPGEQWQGRVSVLGEPVWMHITPVTFAFAIGMGLYITGVTTFARREAIGDRSMHLPLGWFGMTLGGVVLALAPRVAGVFSGADVPVDWTRGWQIDPAVIFPATIALMIVPTLARGWTAWQSPSPKRIQLTIKSAIMAIIPLMAAITMLGAGAIPSLCVFALIIPSTWLARRFRVT, encoded by the coding sequence TTGACTTCACGTTTATTCTCTTGGGCGAAGCTCGTTCGGCTACCCAACGGATTCACTGTCGTCGCCGATGTGTCAGCTTCGTTCTTATTGGTGCTAGGTGCCAGCGGTTGGTTGCGATCCGGAGATGACTCGGCCGGTTCGGTTTGGCCCTCGATGGCCATGGTGGTTGCATCCGGCATTGCGTTGTACTGGGGCGGAATGGTGCTCAACGATGTCTTTGACATCCGAGCCGATCGCCGTGCCCGCAGCGAACGACCGCTCCCTCGCCGCGAACTTCGACTGGCCGATGCGAGATTGGTCGGTTGGACCTTGCTTGTCATCGGGATCATTCTCGCGTCATTGGTCGGCGTGGTTTCTGGTGTGATTGCAATGCTATTGAGCATTTGCATTGTTGCTTACGACGGTCCATTCAAACGCACTCGCATCGCATCGGTGTTGATGGGTGGGTGTCGTGTCCTGAGTTTCTTGTTGGGGTCTACTGCGGCTCATTCGGTCATACCTGGTGAGCAGTGGCAAGGACGAGTCTCGGTGCTAGGCGAACCCGTTTGGATGCACATCACACCCGTCACGTTCGCGTTTGCAATCGGCATGGGGCTGTACATCACCGGAGTCACCACGTTTGCGCGTCGCGAAGCGATCGGTGATCGCAGCATGCATTTGCCATTGGGTTGGTTTGGAATGACGTTGGGCGGTGTGGTGCTGGCTCTCGCCCCACGCGTCGCAGGTGTCTTCTCTGGTGCTGACGTGCCAGTCGATTGGACGCGGGGTTGGCAGATCGACCCGGCAGTTATTTTCCCGGCAACGATCGCACTCATGATCGTTCCGACGTTGGCGAGAGGTTGGACGGCCTGGCAATCACCGTCGCCCAAACGCATCCAGTTGACGATCAAGTCCGCGATCATGGCCATCATTCCACTGATGGCCGCGATCACCATGCTCGGTGCCGGAGCCATCCCATCGCTCTGCGTCTTCGCCCTCATTATCCCATCAACCTGGCTCGCCCGCCGCTTCCGAGTGACCTAA
- a CDS encoding HD domain-containing protein, with amino-acid sequence MSSMKLRRQIAWEAARLMYSRDVSEYYQAKQKAARRIHKGWVKPADLPSNAEIREQVQVLARLHEGSDHQRHRLLEMRLRAAWWLRQLKEFHPRLIGSVLGGAIRQGSDVDVHVFASNPHRITMKLDEFGVYYELQRKRVKKDGEQRIFTHIHVRDEFPIELTVYHPSLLGFRFQSSITNKPIERASLSQLERLIVLEHNIDPEQQAARLEEMDSCSDRFAVFLSLLVPLENVQQNLRYHPEGDVLFHSLQVYGHAKEQMPYDEEFLLAALLHDIGKAIDPDDHVSAGLESIEGFVSTRTSWLIANHMEAHKIHDRTIGARRRKRLVAHQWYEDLVVLGECDRAGRVPGAEVESIEEALDYIEQIDEMFGS; translated from the coding sequence ATGTCATCGATGAAACTACGCCGCCAAATTGCTTGGGAGGCGGCACGTTTGATGTACTCACGCGACGTCAGTGAGTACTACCAAGCCAAACAGAAGGCGGCTCGAAGGATTCACAAAGGATGGGTCAAGCCAGCTGACTTACCCTCTAACGCTGAAATTCGCGAGCAAGTTCAGGTTCTCGCTCGTTTGCATGAGGGAAGTGATCACCAACGGCATCGTTTGCTCGAAATGCGATTGCGAGCGGCATGGTGGCTGCGTCAGTTGAAGGAGTTCCATCCGCGGTTGATCGGCAGTGTTCTTGGCGGCGCGATCCGGCAAGGATCCGATGTGGATGTGCACGTCTTTGCATCCAATCCACATCGCATCACGATGAAGTTAGACGAGTTCGGCGTCTACTATGAGCTTCAACGCAAACGCGTGAAGAAGGATGGTGAGCAGAGAATTTTTACGCACATTCATGTTCGTGATGAATTTCCAATTGAGCTCACTGTCTATCACCCATCCTTGCTCGGCTTTCGGTTTCAAAGTTCGATTACCAACAAACCGATCGAACGGGCAAGCTTGTCTCAGTTGGAACGTTTGATTGTGTTGGAACACAACATCGATCCAGAGCAACAAGCTGCGAGGTTGGAAGAAATGGATTCTTGCTCAGATCGGTTCGCCGTGTTCTTGTCGTTGTTGGTTCCTTTGGAAAACGTTCAGCAAAATCTGCGTTATCATCCCGAAGGCGATGTGTTGTTCCATAGTCTGCAAGTCTACGGGCACGCCAAAGAACAAATGCCCTACGACGAAGAGTTTCTGCTCGCAGCGTTGTTGCATGACATTGGCAAAGCAATCGATCCGGATGACCACGTGTCGGCAGGGTTGGAATCGATCGAAGGGTTTGTATCAACCCGAACGAGCTGGCTGATTGCGAATCACATGGAAGCTCACAAGATCCATGATCGCACGATCGGGGCACGTCGTCGAAAACGTTTGGTCGCTCATCAATGGTACGAGGATTTGGTTGTGCTGGGCGAATGCGATCGGGCTGGTCGTGTTCCAGGGGCCGAAGTCGAGTCCATTGAAGAAGCACTCGACTACATCGAGCAAATCGATGAAATGTTTGGGAGTTGA